The following are encoded in a window of Rubellicoccus peritrichatus genomic DNA:
- a CDS encoding glycoside hydrolase family protein: MQAHLTLDGFTLGTTCKAGGFSMPGYHVWCGAVIEAEDGKFHLFASRWKKDYPFTAWVTNSEIIRAVASSPDEPFHFEEVVLGQREEFYWDARSVHNPVIIKNPKGGYLLYYSGTTFKGDLNTVPPKGKKHYKQWLEAWNQQTIGVATAPAITGPWLRRDKPLLSPRPGKWDAIITTNPSVTYDPKLGWVMLYKSIEKPYVGDSLPAPFRFGICRSDNPEGPFTRLQDGPLFSGIMDADLEDPFIWHNGECLEMLAKDMNGAIAGVPRAGIRSWSHDGIHWEFPNDPCFYKRSLNWDDGSRSEQDFLERVWLLCKEGKPSHLYFATGNSGEGYFDIQDSSNIAVQLKRV, from the coding sequence ATGCAGGCACATCTAACACTGGATGGATTCACACTTGGAACGACATGCAAAGCAGGAGGTTTCAGTATGCCAGGTTATCACGTCTGGTGTGGAGCAGTCATCGAAGCCGAAGATGGAAAGTTTCATCTCTTTGCCTCACGTTGGAAAAAAGACTATCCATTCACAGCCTGGGTAACGAATAGTGAAATTATCAGGGCAGTTGCCTCTTCTCCTGATGAGCCTTTTCATTTTGAGGAAGTCGTACTTGGTCAAAGAGAAGAGTTTTATTGGGATGCTCGCAGCGTCCATAATCCCGTCATTATCAAAAACCCTAAAGGTGGTTACTTGCTCTATTACTCAGGGACAACATTCAAAGGGGATTTAAATACTGTTCCTCCAAAAGGGAAAAAACATTATAAACAATGGCTTGAAGCTTGGAATCAGCAAACAATTGGAGTTGCTACTGCTCCTGCAATAACTGGCCCCTGGCTCAGACGGGACAAACCACTGCTTTCCCCACGTCCTGGAAAGTGGGATGCTATTATCACCACAAATCCCTCCGTTACCTATGATCCTAAGCTAGGTTGGGTCATGCTCTACAAAAGCATAGAAAAGCCTTATGTTGGAGATTCTCTGCCAGCTCCCTTTCGTTTTGGTATATGCCGTTCGGATAATCCCGAGGGTCCATTTACCCGACTTCAGGATGGACCATTGTTCAGTGGGATAATGGATGCAGACCTTGAAGATCCCTTTATTTGGCACAATGGTGAATGCCTGGAAATGCTAGCCAAAGATATGAACGGTGCCATTGCCGGAGTCCCCAGGGCCGGAATTCGTTCATGGAGTCATGACGGAATTCATTGGGAGTTTCCGAATGACCCATGTTTCTATAAACGCAGTTTGAATTGGGATGATGGCTCTCGTTCAGAGCAGGACTTTCTGGAGCGTGTGTGGCTACTGTGCAAAGAGGGAAAACCCAGCCATTTGTATTTCGCAACTGGTAACTCAGGAGAAGGCTACTTCGATATCCAAGATTCCTCCAATATCGCCGTTCAGTTAAAGCGGGTGTAA
- a CDS encoding RraA family protein — MDTWSSDTELFTLMKEKLYTPVVGDILDELGCYHQFLPREIQPMTLDMKVAGWAMPVLSCDIFGEQEKPFGKLTEALDQIQEGEVYISGGSMSSALWGEILTATAKTRGGVGAVVHGPHRDTPKVLEQNWPVFSTGRFAQDSRVRTYIQNFRCPIEIESVWIEPGDLVFGDLDGVVIIPRKHVKTVIEKALEKASAENLVRKEIEAGMSSSEAFKKYGVL; from the coding sequence ATGGATACTTGGAGTAGCGACACTGAATTATTCACGCTGATGAAAGAGAAACTCTACACGCCAGTCGTGGGAGATATTCTCGATGAATTGGGATGTTATCATCAATTTCTTCCCCGTGAAATTCAACCCATGACATTGGATATGAAAGTCGCTGGTTGGGCCATGCCGGTACTTTCGTGCGATATTTTCGGCGAACAGGAAAAACCTTTTGGAAAACTGACCGAGGCTCTGGACCAAATCCAGGAGGGTGAAGTCTATATCAGTGGCGGCAGTATGAGTTCAGCTCTTTGGGGAGAGATCCTCACCGCTACAGCAAAAACACGCGGCGGAGTTGGTGCCGTTGTCCATGGACCACACCGCGATACGCCCAAGGTACTCGAACAAAACTGGCCAGTATTCAGCACCGGACGATTTGCACAGGACTCACGTGTTCGTACCTACATCCAGAACTTTCGTTGCCCAATTGAAATAGAAAGCGTTTGGATTGAGCCGGGTGATTTAGTTTTTGGCGACCTCGATGGCGTCGTTATCATTCCCAGGAAACATGTAAAAACCGTCATTGAAAAGGCCCTTGAAAAAGCCAGTGCCGAAAACCTAGTTCGTAAGGAAATTGAAGCAGGTATGAGCTCGAGTGAAGCTTTCAAAAAATACGGAGTTCTTTGA
- a CDS encoding LamG domain-containing protein: MKLLLSLPIILAIICFTSPAFGQTYLDRLNPVAHVHFDTSPGQNGESVILGNGTQLTRPDKFAGTSASGAHGPHSWTGHAWDFSKIDGPYLLKVNEAMSRVGDIEKTDGFTVSFWVKGEYSGRTSRIMNGPFDIGTNNFGIWGGSNDYQNASTPRNNPIWDNKWHHIVIRVDFKGKLDNIQIYVDGKLAGKKSGAYMKMLKTSIGRTWSIGARNPSDPGYDFGALADIAIFDRQLTDNEIAYINAGPVFAGEDQEVILPNHLTLQGYAPLNSSIRWQQKAGPQTIQFKDQNRETAYVKFEEPGDYEFSLTSGNNESTVKVKVLANQPPHVLAGNGFELESTHDTGKLNGFVEDNSIGANQKLSTKWTVEESPDGSQVRFSDDRDVKSEVSFDMPGHYKLRLNASDGELTSHSDLSVLVASPNSRSYLAVLNPLMLVDFDEPAHSGPDAFTDATKSTGLKLRYAENGIPTMTPGARNFTGYGWDFSASDSDIEIINSAHLEPVHNREHPARSLSFWVKGNAETQGYITALLGILPMDKAGRIRNEIHGLTGIAPIAQDLRDNQWHHIAVVIKTEGENITRALYIDGQKVGEVADKFAHANAQFSSADLRHSQFIASRGRSGRDNFNGQLDDFAVFDYELSADDIAYIMNGPGPEDDAILEIIDEVVVDAGPNIYQMLPGENAVELQGQIENSSGLTPVWRKLSGNGDVTFQNPNEAITIAEFDPVEDDKDGVYSKFLLQLALEDDKGRIIAQDNVTVLFYPERAPAIRELTSTPEPGVHPRVLFTKEDLPELRHKATTVPVVMRANSAMQARAKRLKDSNDSYGSIYMSLLNGTPVSLQSVYGDNAGGFFLVLLEASYLAWLGTDGQSNIEELTELSKVFSIACEEKLTWYQSNHTNTLVHDVNWAVGLCYDILYNWMDDKGRNDARKLLARMTAHRQPIGSTSLPQDNSSNWKGYHDHIILSLLAIEGEPGFDENSLDNIEHTNAEFLTQYGVFESGLPHEGYGYYTFGMTWHSLADLAISRRDNREKIVETTRFYPAIETIFRLMDPNGKSIKSHHDVVGGKSGSGEIGLPPRHLIIAKYLWPDDERVDYVYGKLIENLMNDQDRRFDIFHAIFGEPVAYPDQTLDEAAGELDPVLFCPDRGIVLARDFWDKEGIRLDFRCRMDKYFLGHQHSDVNSFELWALGREWIIDRGKFGGTINDIGSTVLIDGVSANSSKRNAWPSMPGKFLEFVETDDVIIGVGDAKPFFDYTFGKPQSGPQELVTDHGLMWSDFYFEREGETIPKWMLERPIDMNGYGHATGIYRMNPVNQAIRTAILQRGANPFVLIIDDVEKDGKPHDYTWIANTVIGDQMVKVSSDKEKLILRHKEDVNGGPRLLVKVLEAKGQSAPINLEHVDLKVGKDTIKSVRISIPTKNVVRPEFKVMLFPFMDGDELPQTEWNSDYDQLIVTVGGESYEYDFVKTDSGQTKTQHQS; encoded by the coding sequence CAACTTTGGTATCTGGGGTGGCAGCAATGACTATCAAAATGCTTCAACACCTCGCAACAATCCAATTTGGGACAACAAATGGCATCATATAGTTATTCGGGTAGATTTCAAAGGGAAACTCGATAATATCCAAATATACGTAGATGGGAAATTGGCTGGGAAAAAATCCGGAGCTTACATGAAAATGCTGAAGACCAGTATTGGTCGAACCTGGTCGATTGGCGCAAGAAATCCTTCTGATCCTGGTTATGATTTTGGCGCACTCGCTGATATCGCCATCTTTGATCGACAACTGACAGATAATGAAATTGCATATATCAACGCTGGGCCGGTTTTCGCCGGCGAAGACCAGGAAGTCATCCTCCCCAATCATCTAACACTCCAAGGCTATGCACCTCTCAATAGCTCAATCCGTTGGCAACAGAAAGCCGGGCCCCAAACAATTCAATTCAAGGACCAAAACCGTGAGACGGCCTATGTAAAGTTTGAAGAACCCGGTGATTACGAATTCAGTCTGACGAGCGGGAACAATGAATCGACGGTCAAAGTAAAAGTCCTCGCCAACCAGCCACCACACGTCCTTGCCGGCAATGGCTTTGAATTAGAATCTACGCATGATACAGGGAAGCTAAATGGTTTCGTCGAGGACAATAGCATCGGCGCGAACCAAAAGCTATCGACCAAATGGACAGTCGAAGAATCGCCCGACGGTTCTCAGGTGAGATTCTCAGACGATCGTGACGTAAAAAGCGAAGTGAGCTTTGACATGCCTGGTCACTATAAGCTGCGCCTCAATGCATCAGACGGAGAACTCACTTCGCATTCCGATCTCAGTGTGCTTGTTGCCAGCCCGAATTCGAGATCATATCTAGCAGTTCTTAACCCATTGATGCTCGTTGATTTTGATGAACCTGCACACAGTGGCCCTGATGCCTTTACGGATGCAACGAAATCAACCGGACTCAAACTCAGGTATGCCGAAAATGGGATTCCGACAATGACTCCGGGCGCACGGAATTTCACAGGATACGGATGGGATTTTTCAGCGAGCGACTCCGATATTGAAATTATTAATAGCGCGCACTTAGAGCCTGTTCATAACAGAGAGCACCCTGCTCGATCTTTATCTTTCTGGGTCAAAGGCAACGCAGAAACGCAAGGCTATATCACAGCTCTATTGGGCATACTACCGATGGATAAAGCTGGACGAATTAGAAACGAAATCCATGGGCTCACAGGGATCGCTCCAATAGCACAGGACTTAAGAGATAATCAGTGGCACCATATCGCGGTAGTCATAAAAACCGAAGGTGAGAACATCACAAGAGCACTCTACATCGATGGTCAAAAGGTGGGCGAGGTAGCAGATAAGTTTGCTCACGCCAATGCGCAATTCAGTAGCGCTGATTTAAGACATTCTCAGTTCATCGCCAGTCGTGGTCGCTCAGGCAGGGACAACTTCAATGGGCAACTTGATGACTTTGCCGTGTTTGACTACGAATTAAGTGCAGATGACATCGCCTACATAATGAATGGGCCTGGACCTGAGGATGATGCCATCCTTGAGATCATTGATGAGGTCGTTGTAGATGCAGGTCCAAATATTTATCAAATGCTGCCAGGAGAAAACGCAGTTGAGCTCCAAGGGCAGATTGAAAACAGCTCTGGTTTAACACCTGTCTGGCGCAAACTATCCGGCAATGGTGATGTCACTTTTCAAAATCCAAACGAAGCAATAACAATTGCCGAGTTTGATCCAGTCGAAGACGACAAAGACGGAGTCTACAGTAAATTTCTACTACAGCTAGCTTTGGAAGATGATAAAGGACGAATCATTGCACAAGACAATGTCACTGTCCTGTTTTACCCTGAACGTGCGCCGGCAATTCGTGAACTTACCTCAACACCGGAACCAGGTGTGCATCCCAGAGTGTTGTTTACCAAAGAGGACCTACCAGAGCTTCGACATAAGGCAACGACAGTTCCTGTGGTCATGAGGGCGAACAGTGCCATGCAAGCCAGAGCCAAACGCTTGAAGGATTCGAATGACTCGTATGGCAGTATTTATATGTCCCTTCTTAACGGAACACCGGTCTCTTTACAAAGCGTATACGGTGATAATGCCGGTGGTTTCTTTCTCGTTTTGCTGGAAGCTTCCTATCTGGCATGGCTCGGAACCGATGGCCAATCCAATATCGAAGAACTGACTGAGCTTAGTAAGGTCTTTTCAATCGCATGCGAAGAAAAGCTAACCTGGTATCAATCAAACCATACTAATACACTGGTTCATGATGTGAACTGGGCAGTCGGACTTTGCTACGACATACTTTACAACTGGATGGATGACAAAGGTCGAAATGATGCACGAAAACTGCTTGCCAGAATGACAGCCCATCGCCAGCCAATTGGCAGCACATCACTTCCTCAAGATAACTCCTCGAACTGGAAGGGCTACCATGACCACATTATTCTATCTCTACTGGCGATTGAAGGAGAGCCTGGTTTTGACGAAAACTCACTCGACAACATCGAGCACACTAATGCTGAGTTCCTTACTCAGTATGGAGTATTTGAATCCGGGCTACCGCATGAAGGTTACGGATATTATACTTTTGGCATGACATGGCACAGCCTGGCAGACCTTGCCATTAGTCGACGGGACAATCGTGAAAAAATTGTTGAAACCACCCGCTTCTACCCTGCCATTGAAACTATATTCCGATTAATGGACCCCAATGGTAAATCCATTAAATCACATCATGATGTCGTTGGTGGCAAATCAGGATCAGGAGAAATAGGCCTGCCTCCTCGTCATCTGATAATCGCAAAGTATCTATGGCCAGATGATGAAAGAGTAGACTATGTTTACGGCAAACTAATAGAAAACCTGATGAACGACCAGGATCGTCGTTTCGATATTTTCCACGCAATTTTTGGAGAACCAGTAGCTTATCCAGATCAGACGCTTGATGAAGCTGCTGGTGAACTTGATCCGGTCTTATTCTGCCCTGACCGGGGAATTGTTCTTGCACGAGATTTCTGGGATAAAGAAGGCATAAGATTAGATTTTCGCTGCCGCATGGATAAGTATTTTCTCGGGCATCAACATTCCGATGTGAATTCATTTGAGCTTTGGGCTCTCGGTCGCGAATGGATCATCGACCGAGGAAAATTTGGAGGAACGATCAATGATATCGGATCGACTGTCCTTATTGACGGAGTCAGTGCCAACTCTTCAAAGCGTAATGCCTGGCCATCGATGCCAGGCAAATTCCTCGAATTTGTTGAGACGGATGATGTCATCATTGGAGTCGGTGACGCCAAGCCGTTTTTTGACTACACCTTTGGGAAACCGCAATCGGGGCCGCAGGAATTAGTTACAGACCATGGTCTGATGTGGTCCGATTTCTACTTCGAACGTGAAGGTGAAACGATACCCAAGTGGATGCTGGAAAGGCCAATTGATATGAATGGTTATGGGCATGCTACTGGAATCTATCGCATGAATCCCGTCAATCAGGCCATCCGTACTGCAATACTTCAACGTGGAGCAAACCCATTTGTTCTGATCATTGATGACGTTGAAAAAGACGGGAAACCACATGACTATACCTGGATAGCCAACACGGTCATCGGCGATCAAATGGTGAAGGTTTCAAGCGACAAGGAAAAACTGATCCTGCGCCACAAGGAAGACGTCAATGGCGGCCCACGCCTCCTCGTCAAAGTCCTGGAGGCCAAAGGCCAATCCGCACCGATCAATCTGGAACATGTCGACCTCAAAGTCGGCAAGGATACAATTAAATCTGTCCGTATTTCAATTCCAACAAAGAACGTTGTACGCCCTGAGTTCAAAGTCATGCTATTTCCATTTATGGATGGTGATGAACTGCCACAAACGGAATGGAATTCAGACTATGATCAGCTTATTGTAACTGTTGGCGGTGAGTCTTATGAATACGACTTCGTAAAGACAGATTCCGGCCAAACCAAAACCCAGCATCAAAGTTAA
- a CDS encoding UxaA family hydrolase, whose product MSSGKAFVIHSSDNVATALTELSIGEVTLLGESPMEKIHATEAIRMSHKIALANLNNGDAVIKYGVVIGTASQAIQSGEWIHLHNLESQFDERSNTLDNETGAPTEDGVYQ is encoded by the coding sequence ATGAGTTCCGGAAAGGCATTTGTCATTCATTCGAGTGATAACGTTGCAACGGCGCTAACCGAATTATCAATCGGCGAAGTTACACTACTTGGCGAATCACCAATGGAGAAAATCCATGCCACTGAAGCCATTCGCATGAGTCATAAAATTGCGCTTGCGAACCTAAACAATGGTGACGCTGTGATCAAGTATGGTGTCGTAATCGGCACTGCCAGTCAGGCAATCCAATCCGGTGAGTGGATTCATCTGCATAACCTGGAAAGCCAATTCGATGAGCGGTCCAACACACTAGACAATGAAACCGGTGCCCCAACTGAAGATGGAGTTTATCAATGA